One window of Choristoneura fumiferana chromosome 13, NRCan_CFum_1, whole genome shotgun sequence genomic DNA carries:
- the LOC141433993 gene encoding U6 snRNA-associated Sm-like protein LSm8 translates to MASGLENYVNQTVSVITSDGRNFIGTLKGFDQTINIILDESHERVFSSSTGVAQVVLGLHIIRGDNVAIVGQIDESIDSRLDLSNIKAEPLGVIAH, encoded by the coding sequence ATGGCATCAGGCCTCGAAAATTACGTTAACCAAACAGTGTCTGTTATCACATCTGACGGACGTAATTTCATCGGCACATTGAAAGGTTTTGAtcaaacaataaacataatacTAGACGAATCTCACGAGAGAGTATTTTCCTCTTCGACTGGAGTAGCACAGGTGGTGCTCGGACTACATATAATTCGAGGCGACAACGTTGCTATCGTCGGTCAAATAGATGAATCTATCGACAGCAGATTGGACCTGAGTAACATAAAAGCTGAACCACTAGGTGTAATAGCGCATTAA
- the LOC141433994 gene encoding LOW QUALITY PROTEIN: putative peptidyl-tRNA hydrolase PTRHD1 (The sequence of the model RefSeq protein was modified relative to this genomic sequence to represent the inferred CDS: inserted 1 base in 1 codon), whose translation MSNTIVQYVLLRSDLLKELGWSVGALVAQACHASTAVLHLYKDDEQTIQYLSDLDNMHKVVLEVPNEESLKKVAXKLKENSISHKLWIEQPENVPTCLALKPYPKDQVKKFVGKFKLYKTTLES comes from the exons ATGTCTAATACGATTGTCCAATATGTTTTACTGCGAAGCGATTTGTTAAAAGAATTGGGCTGGTCAGTGGGTGCTTTGGTGGCACAAGCATGTCACGCATCAACAGCTGTTCTACATCTATATAAAGATGACGAGCAAACGATACAGTATTTGAGCGATTTGGATAACATGCACAAGGTGGTTTTAGAG GTCCCAAATGAAGAATCACTGAAGAAGGTAG GAAAATTAAAGGAAAATTCTATATCGCACAAACTTTGGATAGAGCAACcagaaaatgtacctacatgtcTAGCCTTAAAACCATACCCAAAAGACCAAGTAAAAAAGTTTGTCggaaaattcaaattatacaaaacaacatTGGAAAGCTGA
- the LOC141433987 gene encoding uncharacterized protein, with product MNVIIIFSIASCMNASIASAMLAAEEYNQENVKCAETIIKQIECKSLTLVNFDDDLQLAKNLHNLMKYQVIQRHSFGPKMNMPNEAYAIMCKNTEDCDGGLGNLTKDRYWNPNSTFLIIMKKTPNYEKLFKKLHRSYAFKTVILSMGHLYLYNFNIASHCEFTPRAILKYPCKRLYDSNSAIHIIRQSLKEWNKIPYSGCRLRLRINVIKPYIFPPVSYSDAPVGFEEEYVKVILKKIPNATYEYDTEKNIIGYVSRNFTTTNTLKDIHDNLIQGVLGATILSNNRLSVFDFTSPHIHHDLVLTVPKAVKVEKWKVMTTLIKPVIWALILVTSTSILLLAFALKKYDSKYLQILNVTSFDVSKYLMSIASKRTASFLILLWILFTSYMEVFYQSFLASIFTKPVLYKQVNSLDELLQKKYKFFLYKHLKTYEHDTHELDMSGLVNADTEICENHLECLSLVAKGGKKYALLTRLTVEYYEPKYRRKNGEAKLFVIQEPYQHLLMTTYLKKGNPNLKRTQFLERQLIASGLPLRTMKMLIHKNKLKYSKFQSEPTEILTCGDIAGLYFLLLTGYILAIVFFLCEVLTYRQQHRIHSHNRDL from the coding sequence ATGAATgtcattataatattttctatCGCTTCCTGTATGAATGCATCAATAGCTTCAGCTATGCTGGCAGCAGAAGAATATAACCAAGAGAACGTTAAATGTGCAGAAACAATCATCAAACAAATCGAATGCAAAAGTTTAACACTCGTTAACTTTGACGATGATTTGCAACTAGCTAAAAACTTGCACAACTTAATGAAATATCAGGTTATACAAAGACATTCTTTTGGACCGAAAATGAACATGCCTAATGAGGCATATGCTATAATGTGCAAAAACACAGAAGATTGTGATGGAGGGCTCGGCAATCTGACAAAAGATCGATACTGGAATCCCAAttctacatttttaattataatgaagAAAACTCCGAATTAcgaaaagttatttaaaaaactacatCGTTCGTATGCttttaaaactgtaattttgagTATGGGGCATTTATATTTGTACAATTTTAATATCGCTAGTCACTGTGAATTCACTCCGCGAGCCATTTTAAAATATCCGTGTAAAAGGCTATACGATTCTAATTCTGCTATTCATATTATACGGCAATCTTTAAAGGAGTGGAATAAAATTCCGTACTCAGGCTGCAGGCTGAGACTAAGAATTAACGTAAtcaaaccgtacatttttccaCCGGTCAGTTACAGCGATGCGCCAGTTGGTTTTGAAGAAGAATATGTCAAagtaatacttaaaaaaattcctAATGCCACCTATGAGTATGATACGGAGAAAAATATTATCGGGTATGTTTCACGTAATTTTACGACAACTAATACATTAAAAGATATACACGATAATTTAATACAAGGAGTACTAGGGGCAACAATTTTGAGTAATAACAGACTGTCTGTTTTCGATTTTACTAGCCCCCATATTCATCACGATCTTGTTTTGACGGTACCAAAAGCAGTAAAAGTCGAAAAATGGAAAGTGATGACAACTTTAATAAAACCTGTAATATGGGCACTGATATTAGTGACTTCTACTTCTATTTTATTGCTAGCATttgcgttaaaaaaatatgacagtaAATACCTACAGATTTTAAATGTAACGTCATTtgatgtatcaaaatatttaatgtctATAGCTAGCAAAAGAACCgctagttttttaattttactatggATTTTATTCACATCTTACATGGAAGTATTTTATCAAAGTTTTTTGGCAAGCATATTCACTAAACCAGTGCTTTATAAACAAGTAAATTCACTAGATGAGCTTTTACAAAAGAAATATAAGTTTTTTCTTTACAAACATTTGAAGACTTATGAACATGATACCCATGAGTTAGATATGAGTGGCTTGGTTAATGCAGATACTGAAATATGTGAAAACCATTTAGAATGCTTAAGTTTAGTGGCAAAAGGGGGCAAAAAATATGCTTTATTGACACGGCTGACTGTTGAATACTACGAACCTAAATATCGTCGGAAAAATGGTGAAGCTAAACTATTTGTCATACAGGAGCCCTATCAACATTTACTCATGACGACTTACTTAAAAAAGGGCAATCCCAATTTAAAAAGGACACAATTTCTAGAACGGCAACTTATTGCATCTGGTTTGCCTCTCAGGACTATGAAAATGCTTATACATAAGAACAAACTAAAATATTCTAAATTTCAAAGTGAACCAACAGAGATACTAACCTGTGGGGATATTGCAGgactttattttttactgttaaCAGGATACATTTtggcaattgttttttttctgtgtgaaGTACTAACATATCGCCAACAACATAGAATCCACTCCCATAATCGCGATTTGTAA